In [Clostridium] cellulosi, one genomic interval encodes:
- a CDS encoding putative secreted protein (Hypothetical protein) — MLKKHMKIVVAAACAFVLVAGAATFFIVRGMRSLSHDAVYSDGCNFSGPDGFIHQQPGQNSAFMFFDYKKKENGYLWGGAAASSFDKYPTVVAKYGGNIYAIAPYGANKSFIYKADREGKQKETLIEADSDAGGRMIIMSGKLYFENTVHKVENLTATDETTVSINSVDLKTKKLSTVSPRHTGKNASISLLGYYKDNLYYIYSSQSEVSGEETVKNKHAIYELNLKTGAEKAILGQLGTMTALKFYGDSAYYMLTDPDTEQVTLCRHHLDTGADEKIASGKNIINSIQCFDGKVFYRVGKTNTSEGYYYDLKKKVTKSVPVKYGSNQNFYIVGESNDLFIIICWGTGNGGQAQNGTYAYIKKADYYAGKVQPVKFK, encoded by the coding sequence ATGTTAAAGAAACATATGAAAATTGTTGTCGCCGCCGCCTGCGCTTTTGTACTGGTAGCCGGCGCAGCTACCTTTTTTATCGTCAGGGGGATGAGGAGCCTATCCCACGATGCAGTCTATTCAGACGGCTGCAATTTTTCCGGACCGGACGGGTTTATCCATCAGCAGCCGGGGCAAAACAGCGCTTTTATGTTTTTTGATTACAAGAAAAAAGAAAACGGGTATCTGTGGGGCGGCGCAGCGGCGTCCTCGTTCGACAAATACCCGACGGTCGTCGCTAAGTACGGCGGCAATATCTACGCGATTGCACCCTACGGGGCGAACAAATCATTTATATATAAAGCCGATAGAGAGGGCAAACAAAAAGAGACTTTAATTGAGGCCGACTCCGACGCAGGCGGAAGAATGATAATAATGAGCGGCAAACTGTATTTCGAGAATACGGTGCACAAGGTTGAAAACCTGACGGCAACGGATGAAACAACGGTTTCGATAAATAGTGTCGATTTAAAGACCAAAAAGCTTTCAACGGTGTCCCCGCGGCATACCGGCAAAAACGCAAGCATATCCCTTCTTGGGTATTATAAAGACAATCTCTATTACATATACAGCTCACAAAGCGAAGTTTCGGGCGAAGAAACAGTAAAGAACAAGCACGCGATATATGAACTTAACCTCAAGACAGGCGCCGAAAAGGCAATACTGGGCCAGCTTGGAACGATGACAGCCCTTAAATTCTATGGCGACAGCGCATACTATATGCTGACGGACCCAGATACTGAGCAAGTTACGCTCTGCCGGCATCATCTCGATACTGGTGCGGATGAAAAAATAGCCTCCGGTAAAAATATTATCAACAGCATACAGTGTTTTGATGGCAAGGTGTTTTACCGTGTCGGGAAAACGAACACGTCTGAGGGTTACTATTACGACCTAAAGAAAAAGGTGACAAAATCTGTGCCGGTAAAATATGGCTCTAATCAGAATTTCTATATAGTCGGCGAGTCGAACGACCTGTTCATTATAATATGCTGGGGAACAGGAAATGGGGGTCAGGCTCAAAACGGCACCTATGCCTATATTAAAAAGGCAGACTACTATGCCGGAAAGGTTCAGCCGGTAAAATTCAAATAA
- the fba gene encoding Fructose-bisphosphate aldolase (High confidence in function and specificity), with the protein MPVVDYDQYKTMLETAYKNKYAYPAFNVSSIETANAVLEGLAEAESDGIIQISIGGGEFASGNYIKDSAIGAMTLAQHVHLVAKKYNIFVALHTDHCKASKLPSFVLPLIEETEKRRARGESNLFNSHMFDGSDIPLDKNIEIATDLFKRCAKNKIILEVEAGVVGGEEDGMDNSGVPNDKLYSTPEDMLRFYEALGKIPDATYMLAATFGNVHGVYKPGNVKLRPKVLKEGQEALKAKYGDDAHFLFVFHGGSGSPKEDIAETLNYGCVKMNIDTDTQYAFTRPIVDHMFKNYDGVLKVEGEVGNKKVYDPRSYLKAAEKGMAQRVIEACQDLNSVGKTLCK; encoded by the coding sequence ATGCCGGTAGTAGATTATGATCAGTATAAGACAATGCTCGAGACCGCTTATAAGAACAAATATGCTTATCCAGCATTCAATGTTTCTTCTATAGAGACTGCCAACGCTGTTCTTGAAGGTCTTGCAGAAGCCGAGTCAGACGGTATTATTCAAATTTCAATTGGTGGCGGAGAATTCGCTTCCGGAAATTATATCAAGGACAGTGCAATCGGTGCAATGACCCTTGCACAGCACGTGCACCTTGTAGCAAAGAAATATAATATTTTTGTTGCTCTTCATACGGACCATTGCAAAGCTTCAAAACTGCCGTCATTTGTTTTGCCTCTTATTGAAGAGACTGAAAAACGTCGCGCAAGAGGCGAAAGCAATCTGTTCAACAGCCACATGTTCGATGGCAGCGACATCCCCCTTGACAAAAATATCGAGATAGCAACGGATTTGTTCAAGCGCTGCGCAAAGAACAAGATTATCCTCGAAGTCGAGGCCGGTGTAGTCGGCGGTGAGGAAGACGGTATGGACAATTCCGGAGTACCAAACGATAAGCTTTATTCCACACCCGAAGATATGCTGCGTTTCTATGAAGCTCTCGGCAAGATTCCGGATGCGACATATATGCTCGCTGCAACATTCGGAAACGTCCATGGCGTTTACAAGCCGGGCAATGTAAAGCTTCGTCCGAAAGTATTAAAAGAAGGCCAGGAAGCGCTGAAAGCGAAATACGGCGACGACGCACATTTCCTGTTCGTGTTCCACGGCGGTTCGGGTTCTCCGAAGGAAGATATCGCCGAAACTCTGAATTACGGCTGCGTCAAGATGAACATTGATACAGACACGCAGTATGCGTTTACAAGGCCTATTGTCGACCATATGTTTAAGAATTATGACGGCGTGCTTAAGGTTGAGGGCGAGGTCGGCAATAAGAAGGTTTATGATCCGCGCTCATATCTCAAGGCTGCTGAAAAGGGCATGGCACAGCGTGTTATTGAAGCCTGCCAGGATCTCAATTCTGTCGGAAAGACACTGTGCAAATAA
- a CDS encoding hypothetical protein (Family membership), giving the protein MKSTGIVRKIDLLGRIVIPRETRQNLNIESGDPIEFFCDENSIYLKKYIRGCLFCNSMENLINYKGQYICESCKNEIVEKCKSV; this is encoded by the coding sequence ATGAAATCAACCGGCATAGTCAGGAAAATCGACCTGCTTGGAAGAATTGTCATACCCAGAGAAACCCGGCAAAATCTGAATATTGAGTCAGGCGATCCCATCGAATTCTTCTGTGATGAAAACAGCATTTACTTAAAGAAATACATACGCGGATGTTTATTCTGCAATTCTATGGAAAACCTCATCAATTACAAAGGTCAATATATCTGTGAAAGCTGCAAAAATGAAATTGTTGAGAAATGCAAATCAGTTTGA
- a CDS encoding hypothetical protein (Family membership), producing MSHQKKNGAALRIKTFFLLFGTALLICILGAIGKALNLSTEATYIYFGAILIAFLVLSLVVSYWFTIPFSKIQEVISELRKGHIHARCNIKNSQIAKEIDDFADYYARNVVGALQDIANGKVPSNEAYDSNDITANAVNNAASVVYSMFSDVQAMLNGISHGRFDIRCNIGKYSGKWRELAENINSSCDAAAKPIEELNGILQNFTVNDFSHGMEGEYEGQYRIMAESLNDHVRLVNQFQDIITQISNGDLQTLDQLEIAGKLSENDCLTPALIKLMKSFDDLVSEVEKISNEATNGNINARPDSSKFEGGFKFILDGFSDTLDSMSAPISETITVLNNMAVCDFSARCEGNYNGDFKKLTESVNAVLDAFNKILTIVNELSEGNISSLDNLKATGKLSENDQLIPSFIKLMETIKATIDESIKISNAAAEGKLDIRGDSSKFNGEFMHIIESFNNALDSIQEPTVQINNLMKEIANGSVGGTIEGEFKGEYKELVDSVNMTSLEFQRVIQEISSRLLQMSQGNFNIEETISFDGDLKAISDAMNAITAKFNEFLSSVSEAAAQVASDSAQVSHGSQLLSQGATEQASVVEELTASITEIKERTNKNAINANKANELVEQVKMDAESGNVQMAEMLKSMNDINESSINISKIIKVIDDIAFQTNILSLNAAVEAARAGQYGKGFAVVAEEVRNLAAKSAEAAKNTASLIESSLQKVNIGTKIAKDTAEAFKGIANGVEKALSLVSEIADSSAGQATGISQIDKGLSQVSQVIQTNSAIAEESAASSEELSNQSAALNDMLAQFKLRSNTDQNVSNENAEDAVTEAASEEQENEVETETVGNDDFGKY from the coding sequence ATGAGTCATCAAAAGAAAAATGGTGCCGCGCTGCGCATAAAAACATTTTTTTTGCTTTTTGGCACCGCTTTATTGATTTGTATACTCGGTGCAATAGGTAAAGCACTGAATTTAAGTACGGAGGCCACATATATTTATTTTGGCGCAATACTTATTGCCTTTTTAGTGTTATCACTTGTGGTTTCCTACTGGTTCACAATACCCTTTTCCAAGATTCAAGAAGTTATTTCTGAACTCAGAAAAGGGCATATCCATGCCCGCTGCAATATTAAAAACAGTCAAATTGCGAAGGAAATTGACGATTTTGCCGATTATTATGCACGAAATGTTGTAGGGGCCCTTCAGGATATTGCAAACGGCAAGGTTCCCTCAAATGAGGCTTACGACAGCAACGATATTACGGCAAATGCAGTTAACAACGCCGCTTCGGTAGTATATTCGATGTTTAGCGACGTGCAGGCCATGCTCAACGGTATTTCCCATGGCCGCTTTGACATACGCTGCAACATAGGCAAATACAGCGGCAAATGGCGCGAGCTTGCCGAAAATATCAACAGCAGTTGTGATGCGGCCGCAAAGCCAATCGAAGAATTAAACGGCATCTTACAGAACTTCACAGTCAATGATTTCTCACACGGCATGGAAGGCGAATATGAGGGCCAGTATAGGATAATGGCCGAGTCATTAAACGACCATGTAAGGCTTGTTAACCAGTTCCAGGATATCATAACCCAAATATCAAACGGCGACCTGCAGACCCTTGACCAGCTTGAAATCGCGGGCAAGCTCAGTGAAAATGACTGCTTAACTCCCGCTCTCATAAAGCTTATGAAATCATTCGACGACCTTGTAAGCGAGGTCGAAAAGATATCGAATGAGGCGACAAATGGCAATATTAACGCCCGTCCAGACAGTTCTAAGTTTGAAGGCGGATTCAAATTCATATTGGACGGCTTCAGTGACACACTGGACTCTATGTCTGCTCCTATATCTGAAACAATAACAGTCTTAAATAATATGGCTGTCTGTGATTTTTCTGCAAGATGCGAAGGCAATTACAACGGCGATTTTAAGAAACTTACCGAGTCCGTAAATGCAGTGCTTGACGCGTTTAATAAAATCCTAACAATCGTTAATGAGCTGTCCGAAGGCAACATCAGTTCTCTCGACAATCTTAAAGCAACTGGCAAGTTAAGCGAAAACGACCAACTGATCCCTTCATTTATCAAATTGATGGAGACAATCAAGGCAACAATTGATGAATCAATTAAGATTTCTAATGCTGCCGCAGAAGGCAAACTTGATATCCGCGGTGATTCGTCCAAGTTTAACGGCGAGTTCATGCACATCATCGAATCCTTTAACAATGCACTTGATTCAATTCAAGAACCTACTGTGCAGATTAATAACTTGATGAAGGAAATCGCTAACGGCAGCGTTGGCGGCACTATTGAAGGTGAATTCAAAGGCGAATACAAAGAGCTTGTTGACTCTGTGAATATGACTTCGCTCGAATTCCAGCGTGTAATTCAGGAAATTTCCAGCAGGCTGCTTCAGATGTCACAGGGCAACTTCAATATTGAAGAGACAATAAGTTTTGACGGCGACCTTAAAGCTATATCCGACGCTATGAACGCAATCACTGCCAAATTCAACGAGTTTTTGAGCAGCGTAAGTGAAGCCGCGGCACAGGTTGCCTCAGACTCTGCACAGGTGTCGCACGGAAGCCAGCTTCTCTCCCAGGGCGCAACGGAACAAGCCAGCGTCGTTGAAGAGCTCACAGCTTCAATTACGGAAATCAAGGAAAGGACAAACAAAAACGCGATTAACGCCAACAAAGCCAATGAACTTGTAGAACAAGTCAAAATGGACGCCGAAAGCGGAAATGTCCAAATGGCGGAAATGTTAAAATCAATGAACGATATAAATGAATCGTCGATTAATATTTCAAAGATAATCAAAGTGATCGACGATATCGCTTTCCAGACAAACATCTTGTCCCTTAATGCGGCTGTTGAAGCGGCACGCGCGGGCCAATACGGCAAGGGCTTTGCCGTCGTCGCGGAAGAGGTGAGAAACCTCGCTGCTAAAAGCGCCGAAGCAGCCAAGAATACTGCGTCGCTTATCGAATCTTCTCTGCAAAAAGTAAATATCGGCACAAAAATCGCAAAGGATACAGCAGAAGCATTCAAAGGCATTGCTAACGGGGTTGAAAAAGCGCTGTCCCTGGTTTCTGAAATTGCCGATTCCTCAGCCGGACAGGCAACAGGTATTTCGCAAATCGACAAAGGCCTCAGTCAGGTTTCACAGGTTATCCAAACCAATTCTGCAATAGCCGAGGAAAGCGCAGCTTCAAGTGAGGAATTGTCTAACCAATCTGCTGCCCTAAACGACATGTTGGCCCAATTCAAGCTGCGCAGCAATACCGATCAGAATGTTTCCAACGAAAACGCTGAGGACGCTGTTACTGAAGCCGCTTCTGAAGAACAGGAAAATGAAGTAGAAACAGAAACAGTTGGCAACGATGATTTCGGCAAGTACTGA
- the pbg gene encoding Beta-galactosidase Pbg (High confidence in function and specificity) codes for MVEKYKPISPKYPHILHGGDYNPDQWLETPEIIDEDIRLMKKAHVNVVSLGIFAWSKLEPEEGKFDFSWLDNIMDKLAKNGIYVILATPSGARPIWLAKKYPEVLRVDDERQRQLYGGRHNHCLTSPIYREKVRIINTKLAERYKDHPALIAWHISNEYSGECHCPLCQEAFRQFLKNKYGTLEKLNHEWWTSFWSHSITDWSQIESPSKKGEFNLHGLKLDWKRFITHQTVDFFKNEIGPIRRITPNIPVTTNLMGLCPEYDQWEMAKVEDIVSWDNYPEWHNDYQKTWETAAATAFSHDLNRSLKGGRPFMMMESAPGNINWRNINKLQRPGIIELQSMQAVAHGSDTVQYFQWRKGRGGFEKFHGAVVGHSGSENTRIFSEVSKVGEDLEKLDAVVGTTVKPEVAVVFDYQNLWAIEDARISNCESMNYTKTCIEHYTPFWKKGVPVDVINEMADLSGYKLVIAPMAYMLREGFAERIDKFVKGGGTFVTTYLSGFVNDNDLCWLGGFPGPLRKILGIWDEEQDALYPSDKNSIVLNEGNELGFKGSFDIKDMCDIIHAEKAQVLAIYKSDFYKGKPALTVNNYGKGHAYYIAARTGTDFLDKFYSSIIEKFGIKKTIDSELPEGVSAEYRTDGENDFVFIMNFTEETKTVKITDQYKNMLDGNPESETIQIPAYGFKLLQRNAK; via the coding sequence ATGGTAGAAAAGTACAAACCGATTTCGCCAAAATACCCTCATATTCTACACGGTGGCGACTACAATCCTGACCAATGGCTTGAAACGCCTGAAATCATTGACGAGGATATACGCTTAATGAAAAAAGCGCACGTCAATGTTGTTTCTTTAGGTATCTTTGCCTGGTCAAAGTTGGAACCCGAAGAGGGGAAATTTGATTTCTCATGGCTCGACAATATTATGGACAAACTCGCAAAAAACGGTATCTACGTCATACTGGCCACTCCGAGTGGTGCTCGCCCGATTTGGCTTGCTAAAAAATACCCTGAAGTCCTGCGCGTTGACGATGAAAGGCAGAGACAGCTTTACGGCGGACGTCACAACCACTGCTTGACATCACCCATTTACCGCGAAAAGGTAAGGATAATAAATACTAAGCTGGCTGAGAGATACAAAGATCATCCAGCTCTTATCGCATGGCACATCTCCAACGAATACTCCGGCGAATGCCATTGTCCGCTGTGTCAGGAAGCTTTCAGACAATTTTTAAAGAACAAATATGGAACTCTCGAAAAACTCAATCACGAATGGTGGACTTCTTTCTGGAGTCACAGCATTACCGACTGGTCACAGATTGAATCACCGAGCAAAAAAGGCGAATTTAATCTCCATGGGCTAAAGCTCGACTGGAAGCGTTTTATCACCCATCAAACAGTAGATTTCTTTAAGAATGAAATTGGGCCTATCCGCAGGATTACACCAAATATACCCGTCACCACCAACTTAATGGGCCTATGCCCAGAATACGACCAATGGGAAATGGCAAAGGTGGAGGATATAGTTTCTTGGGACAATTATCCTGAGTGGCACAACGACTATCAGAAAACCTGGGAAACTGCGGCGGCAACGGCATTTTCCCATGACCTCAACCGCTCACTCAAGGGCGGGCGCCCATTCATGATGATGGAAAGTGCCCCAGGGAATATCAACTGGAGAAATATCAATAAGCTACAGCGCCCTGGCATAATCGAACTTCAATCAATGCAGGCTGTTGCACATGGTTCAGACACAGTCCAGTATTTCCAATGGCGCAAAGGCCGCGGCGGTTTCGAAAAATTCCATGGGGCGGTTGTCGGTCATTCCGGCAGTGAAAATACCCGTATTTTCTCGGAAGTATCGAAGGTCGGTGAAGACCTTGAAAAACTTGACGCGGTCGTCGGCACTACGGTTAAACCCGAGGTTGCAGTTGTTTTTGACTACCAGAATTTGTGGGCTATTGAAGATGCACGAATCAGCAATTGTGAATCAATGAATTACACGAAAACTTGCATAGAGCATTACACCCCGTTCTGGAAAAAAGGCGTCCCTGTCGATGTAATCAATGAAATGGCGGATCTTTCGGGATATAAGCTTGTCATTGCACCTATGGCTTATATGCTGCGTGAAGGCTTTGCCGAAAGGATAGATAAGTTTGTTAAAGGCGGCGGAACGTTTGTTACAACATACCTTAGCGGCTTTGTCAACGACAACGACCTATGCTGGCTCGGCGGCTTCCCTGGCCCGCTGCGCAAAATCCTGGGAATCTGGGATGAAGAGCAGGATGCGCTATATCCCAGCGACAAAAACAGCATTGTTCTGAATGAAGGCAACGAGCTTGGATTTAAAGGCAGTTTTGATATAAAAGACATGTGCGATATAATACACGCAGAGAAGGCTCAGGTACTGGCAATATATAAATCTGATTTTTACAAAGGCAAACCCGCTTTGACTGTCAATAACTATGGAAAAGGCCACGCTTATTATATTGCTGCGCGGACTGGCACAGACTTCCTCGACAAATTTTATTCGAGCATCATCGAAAAATTCGGCATAAAGAAAACAATTGACTCAGAGCTTCCCGAAGGCGTTTCCGCCGAGTACCGCACTGACGGAGAAAATGATTTCGTATTTATTATGAATTTTACAGAAGAAACCAAAACCGTCAAAATCACCGATCAGTACAAAAATATGCTTGACGGAAATCCCGAAAGCGAGACTATACAGATTCCTGCATACGGTTTTAAACTGCTTCAACGCAACGCAAAATAA
- a CDS encoding protein-(glutamine-N5) methyltransferase (High confidence in function and specificity) produces the protein MYTIHEAFLKAKKRLADAGIADAGFDAAKIIEKHTGYKRHEILLYGEKPLCCPDDEFWSDVERRAKHEPLQYIFGKWPFFGLDFFVGKGVLIPRPDTEVLCEVAISYLSEKPSPKILDLCAGSGCISTAILKNVENSTAVCVELSDDALYYLKKNIDFHGLKERAEIVKGDVLANETLDSLAFDFDAIVCNPPYINSGDIPALEPEVAEYEPITALDGGEDGLLFYRSAGRFLPHLKSGGFAAFEVGAGQSDDVSRILENSGYRDIFIKKDYAGIERVVGGFSK, from the coding sequence ATGTATACAATACATGAAGCATTTTTGAAAGCGAAAAAGAGGCTTGCTGACGCAGGTATCGCTGACGCTGGTTTTGACGCTGCGAAAATAATAGAAAAACATACGGGCTACAAACGCCATGAAATCCTGCTCTATGGCGAAAAGCCTTTGTGCTGCCCCGACGATGAATTCTGGTCAGACGTGGAGCGCAGGGCGAAACACGAACCATTGCAGTACATCTTCGGGAAATGGCCCTTCTTTGGACTGGACTTCTTTGTCGGAAAAGGGGTTCTTATCCCCCGTCCCGATACAGAGGTTTTATGCGAAGTCGCCATATCCTATCTTTCCGAAAAACCTTCTCCTAAAATTCTCGATTTATGCGCCGGCAGCGGGTGTATATCAACAGCTATATTAAAAAATGTTGAAAATAGCACCGCTGTCTGCGTTGAGCTATCCGATGACGCGCTGTATTATTTGAAGAAAAATATCGACTTTCACGGCCTGAAAGAACGCGCTGAGATTGTCAAAGGCGATGTGCTGGCAAACGAAACCTTAGACTCACTTGCTTTTGACTTTGACGCTATTGTCTGCAATCCCCCATATATAAACAGCGGTGATATTCCCGCCCTCGAGCCAGAGGTGGCGGAATATGAACCCATTACAGCGCTTGACGGCGGAGAGGACGGCCTTTTGTTCTACAGGTCCGCAGGCCGATTCCTGCCTCATTTAAAAAGCGGCGGCTTTGCTGCCTTTGAAGTTGGCGCCGGACAGTCAGATGACGTATCGCGAATTTTAGAAAACTCAGGATACCGTGACATATTTATAAAGAAAGACTACGCCGGGATTGAGCGTGTGGTCGGAGGCTTTTCAAAATAA
- a CDS encoding hypothetical protein (Family membership) produces MKNNDNKKIHRTMIGGQAVIEGVMMRGVDKTALAVRKPDGDISLEVWNTSRHDRNSILRLPIIRGVINFVEMLVFGYKTISKSAEIAELAPAEGNPGKLSDTSSSVPEAASAESKSVVEGTTAEGNPGKPSETASSVPEAAPAESKSVVEGTPAEGNPGKLSDTASSVPEAAPAEGKSVVEGTTAEGNPGKPSETASSVSEAAPAEGKSVVEGTTAEGKPAEGTNTEENPEKSSDTDKNESGGDKGMSVATALSMIAGLVIAILLFAVLPTLIIGKTDRFVHWGSMSTIAEGVIKIAIFIGYLALIARMKDIQRVYQYHGAEHKTIYCYEHGDELTPENARKYTRFHPRCGTSFLLIVLIISIIVFSFVTWKTLWLRILLKLLLLPLVVGISYEIIKFAGRHDNSVMRFLLAPGLWLQRLTTREPDDSQLEVAIKALKAVIPDNPEDDLW; encoded by the coding sequence ATGAAAAATAATGATAATAAAAAAATCCACCGCACTATGATCGGCGGTCAAGCCGTCATAGAAGGCGTTATGATGCGCGGAGTAGATAAAACGGCCCTCGCAGTCAGAAAACCTGACGGGGATATCAGCCTTGAAGTCTGGAACACGTCGCGTCACGACCGAAATTCTATTCTCCGGCTTCCTATCATACGCGGTGTCATCAACTTCGTCGAAATGCTCGTCTTTGGGTATAAAACTATCTCTAAATCCGCCGAGATAGCCGAGCTTGCTCCTGCGGAGGGCAATCCGGGGAAGTTGAGCGATACATCAAGTTCTGTGCCCGAAGCCGCTTCTGCGGAGAGCAAATCAGTAGTAGAGGGTACTACTGCGGAGGGCAATCCGGGAAAGCCGAGTGAGACGGCAAGTTCTGTGCCCGAAGCCGCTCCTGCGGAGAGCAAATCAGTAGTAGAGGGTACTCCTGCGGAGGGCAATCCGGGGAAGTTGAGCGATACAGCAAGTTCTGTGCCCGAAGCCGCTCCTGCGGAGGGCAAATCAGTAGTAGAGGGTACTACTGCGGAGGGCAATCCGGGAAAGCCGAGTGAGACGGCAAGTTCTGTGTCCGAAGCCGCTCCTGCGGAGGGCAAATCAGTAGTAGAGGGTACTACTGCGGAGGGCAAGCCAGCAGAGGGTACTAATACGGAAGAAAATCCGGAAAAATCGAGTGATACAGACAAGAATGAGTCCGGCGGCGATAAAGGGATGAGCGTTGCGACCGCCTTATCTATGATAGCTGGACTTGTTATTGCAATACTGCTCTTTGCCGTACTCCCGACCCTTATTATCGGGAAAACGGACAGATTTGTTCACTGGGGTTCTATGAGCACTATCGCCGAAGGTGTAATAAAAATCGCCATCTTTATCGGATATCTTGCGCTCATTGCCCGTATGAAGGACATCCAAAGGGTTTACCAGTACCACGGCGCCGAGCACAAGACCATTTACTGCTATGAGCACGGCGACGAACTCACCCCTGAGAACGCCAGAAAATATACGCGCTTCCACCCTCGCTGCGGTACAAGTTTCCTGCTCATCGTCCTTATTATCAGCATTATTGTTTTCTCTTTTGTCACATGGAAAACGCTTTGGCTCAGAATACTGCTCAAACTGTTGCTACTTCCGCTTGTCGTCGGCATTTCTTATGAGATAATAAAATTCGCGGGCCGTCACGACAACTCCGTTATGCGTTTTCTGCTCGCCCCCGGTCTTTGGCTACAGCGCCTTACAACCCGCGAGCCTGATGATTCCCAGCTTGAGGTCGCCATTAAAGCGCTTAAAGCTGTAATTCCGGACAACCCAGAGGATGACCTTTGGTAA
- a CDS encoding integral membrane sensor signal transduction histidine kinase (High confidence in function and specificity): protein MERKINSFFRLRDKQNRKLLKGITRRWLLNIMCVIFAILVVIWLFFAFSIHSYFYNTLSQTLQNTAHNNSVSFSNLMGTVSTDFYSVARRSVEGFVDKDKMELIFLDRNGYPILTSSGFMPSNTVPRDFIIARSSSSGIGEWDGVDPSTGEKIMAVTALLRGKDNNVVGAARYVVSLSRIDMQIAIYILISGIICIAIIFFVIMSGIYFINSIVIPVREVSSTARRIASGDFDARIDKQYDDEIGELCDTINYMASELGAAERMKNDFISSVSHELRTPLTAIKGWGETILSAGSTEKDTFNKGMNVIIKETERLSSMVEELLDFSRMQNGKFKLKVDKVDILAELGEAVLMFSDRAHREGLTLIYNEPESLPTVMGDRNRLRQVFVNILDNAFKYSDPGGIVTISTSSGQGFVKIAISDTGCGIPASDLPRVKEKFFKGNSTRRGSGIGLAVADEIVCLHGGTLEIESEDSKGTTVTITLPSI, encoded by the coding sequence GTGGAACGCAAAATAAACTCTTTTTTTAGACTGCGCGACAAGCAGAACCGCAAGCTGTTAAAAGGTATTACGCGGCGCTGGCTCCTCAATATCATGTGCGTAATCTTTGCAATTCTCGTTGTGATCTGGTTGTTTTTTGCTTTTTCTATTCACAGCTATTTTTACAATACTCTCAGCCAGACACTGCAAAACACCGCTCACAACAACAGTGTCAGCTTCTCAAACCTTATGGGCACTGTGTCGACGGATTTCTACTCAGTAGCGAGACGGAGCGTTGAGGGATTTGTCGACAAAGATAAGATGGAGCTTATATTTCTTGACCGCAACGGTTATCCCATCTTAACTTCAAGCGGTTTTATGCCGTCCAATACGGTTCCCCGCGATTTTATTATTGCCCGCAGCTCCTCCTCCGGCATTGGCGAATGGGACGGTGTCGACCCTTCAACCGGCGAAAAGATAATGGCTGTCACTGCCCTCCTCAGGGGCAAAGATAACAATGTTGTCGGAGCCGCGCGTTATGTTGTTTCGCTTTCAAGAATTGATATGCAGATAGCCATATACATCCTTATCAGCGGTATCATCTGCATTGCAATAATCTTTTTTGTTATAATGTCCGGTATCTATTTCATAAATTCCATTGTAATCCCGGTGCGTGAAGTCAGCTCGACAGCGCGCCGCATTGCGTCCGGCGATTTCGACGCGCGCATAGACAAGCAATATGACGATGAAATCGGTGAGCTTTGCGATACAATCAACTACATGGCCAGCGAACTCGGCGCAGCCGAACGGATGAAGAACGATTTCATCTCTTCCGTCTCCCACGAACTCCGGACACCTCTTACCGCTATAAAAGGTTGGGGCGAAACTATACTTTCCGCCGGGTCTACTGAAAAAGACACCTTTAATAAAGGCATGAATGTTATAATCAAAGAAACTGAGCGCCTTTCCAGCATGGTTGAAGAGCTTTTGGACTTTTCGCGCATGCAAAACGGCAAATTCAAGCTCAAGGTCGACAAAGTCGATATCCTGGCGGAGCTTGGCGAAGCGGTCCTTATGTTCTCAGACCGTGCGCACCGCGAAGGGCTTACACTTATCTATAACGAGCCTGAAAGCTTGCCCACAGTTATGGGAGACCGCAACAGGCTAAGGCAGGTTTTTGTCAACATTCTCGACAACGCATTCAAGTATTCTGATCCAGGCGGTATTGTCACAATATCGACATCAAGCGGCCAGGGATTTGTAAAGATAGCTATTTCAGATACAGGCTGCGGCATTCCCGCTTCCGACCTGCCCCGCGTCAAGGAAAAGTTCTTCAAGGGTAATTCCACAAGGCGCGGTTCCGGAATAGGCCTTGCTGTCGCCGATGAAATCGTATGTCTTCACGGCGGAACTCTTGAAATTGAAAGCGAAGATTCCAAAGGAACTACCGTAACAATTACCCTGCCCTCAATCTGA